The Dyadobacter sp. 676 DNA window GTAAAAGATCTTTTAGGGGTGCCATACCCCACTGCTGTGGGCGAGCCTCTTGAAAATACGTACCTTTCCGATTTCACGAACTTTCTCAGAAGCGGGCCCGAGCGCAAAGTAATTTTGTTCAATTATGAATGTGGCGATTATGATTATGATGAGACATTGTCGGTAGACGACGAGATTAAAATAATAGCCGAAAACGATGGTATTTATGACCAGGCACAGTTACTTATCACACAACAACTCGGGCAACCACTTCCATTCGAAGAAGTCATCCCGTTTAGAAGATCTGATTTCGACATGGTCCAAAATGCAACAGGCAATGGAATTGAAATCGAAATAACACCTGAATACTTCGGCGGTGCACTTTTCGAGAATACCGATGATACTACCTTCTGCTGCTGGCAAAAAGCGAATGAATACCTTTCATTACAGAAAGGTGCCTGGTGGCGAGGTGGTAATTTTTTTGTGTTTTCCTTAGCAACGATTACCCCTATGTAGCGATCGGGGCCTCACAGGTTATTATAAGTAAGCGTGGTGCAGGTCCATTGCACCACGCTTCACAACCCCGCTTATCAGTCTAAGCCGAATTCCGCGCCGCGTTGATAATCCCGAACATCGCCCGGATAATCAGTTGGTTGTAAATCTCTACATCCACTTGTAAGTCCTTCGGATCACCGGCGAGCATTTGCAATGCATATTGCTGGATCGTGATCAATGGTAGTACGATGCGCTCACGGGTTTTAATGGAAACCTTGGTAACATTGTTGCTGTCCAGCAGCTCTTTCTGGCCGGATACCTCCAATAACAGATCGCGCGTGAGCACGAACTCGTCATACATTTTGTCCCAGAACTCCCGGTAGTCTTCCTCATCACGCAGATACTTGGTTGCCGGGAAGAATGCTTTCGAAAGCGACTGCATCGAATTTTCAATCAACGTTCTGAAAAACAACGACTTCTGGTAAAGTTTCTTGATATCTTCGATCTTGTCCTGCTTGGCAAGTTCGCGAATGGCCGTCCCGAAACCATAGAAACCCGGTACATTTTGCTTCATCTGAGCCCATGAGCCTACGAACGGGATTGCACGCAGATCCTCGAACTTCAGGCCGCCGTCGTCATTACCGCGCTTGGTCGGGCGGCTGCCGATGTTGGTTTGCCCGTAAAAACGCAATGGCGTCTTTTTATCCAGATATTTGACAAACATCGGATGATTTTTCAGTTCCAGGTAGGAATTGTAGGCGATCTCGGCCATTTCCTCGATCAGGTCCTTATCTTCCTCCGTCAGCTCATCTTCGCGGTTGCCTTTGAAAAGATGGTTTTCCAAACCGGCGGTAAAGAGTCTTTCCAGATTGTACATGGCCGTGGTAACCGTACCGTAGTTGGAACTGATCGTCTGGCCCTGCACCGTTAGCTGGATTTCCTTGTCTTCGATGTCTTTGCCGAGCGAAGAGTAAAAATTATGATTATTGCCGCCACCACGTGCAGGAGGCCCTCCGCGGCCGTCGAAGAATGTGACTTTGATCCCAAATTCACGCGAGACCTTCGTCAGTTCTTCCTTCGCGCGGTAGATCGACCAGTTTGCACGCAGGTAGCCACCATCCTTGGTACCGTCGGAGAAGCCTACCATGATCGTCTGGTGATTCTCCCGGTTGCTCAGATGGTTACGGTAAAATTCGTTTTCGTATAGCGAGCGCATAATGCCCGGCGCATTGGCCAGGTCGTCCACCGTTTCGAAAAGCGGTACGACATCGAGTGCCAGTTTGCCGTCCTCGTTGGCGATCAGATTTTTGGCCAGTGCCACCACTTCCATCACGTTCAGCGCGGAAGTATTGTTGCTGATCACATAACGATGGGCACCTTTTTCGCCATTCCTTTCCTGAATCGTCTTGATAGCCCTGATCGAACCGAGAATGTCCTTCGTGAGCTCGTCCTCATAGTCCTCGTCCCGCAGCGGGATATTCAAAGAGAGCAGCAGGTCGATTTTCTTCGCCTCGTCCCAGCTTTGGTAATCGCTGTATTTCAGGAGCGGTATTTTCTTTTCCAGTCTTTTTAAAATATCCTCCCACGCCTTGCCATGCTTGCGGCTGTCCTGGCGCACGTCCAGGCTTGCGAAGAAGAACCCGAACAGGTTCAGTTTGAGAATAAAATTATCCAGCAGCTCCACGAACAGCCCCTGGTGCTTGTTCACGAGCACTTCGCGGGCTTTCAGCAGCTCGTCGATGAGCTCCTGCGCATTTTCGTAACCCTCCTCGAAAGGCCCGAAAATGGTGCTGTTCATCTTTTTTCGGCCAGCGAAATCGCGTCGTCGACGCCTTTGAAGGTAAGCCGCCGTTTCAGCTGGCGAAGATCGCGGTAATAGCCACGCAACAGCGTTTCGCGGAGGCGGGCGGCTACTTTCAGTGTAATTTCAGGGTTCACGAACGGGTTGCCGTCGCGGTCGCCTCCCGGCCAGAAACCCAGACGGAACACATTCGGATACGGCCAGTCGTGAACGCTCATTCCCAGGCCGTTAATCAGTTTTTCGAGAATGGAGGGGATCGCGTCGTAATATACGTTTTCCAGGAACCAGCACAGGCTCACCGCCTCGTCGAACGGCGTTGGCTTTTCGTGGTTGATGAAAGCGGTTTTTCCAAGTTGCAGCAGCAGCTGGTTTACCTCCGTGAAATCGTTCTTTTTAATCGCATCTTCCAGGTCGTTGATGATCCCGAGCACCTTGCCGGAATAGAACTGCGTCGGGTGGGCAGTAAGCACGATCCGCACGCTGTAATCTTCCAGTTTGGCCAGCAGTTTCTTTTTCAGTTCGTCGTTATCCAGGCGCTCCGTCAGGTAAGTCACCGACCCTTTGCCGGTCAAATCGTGGGTTTGGTCAAATGCTGCATCTTCCACCGAGTCGAAAAGAACAACTTGTCTTTCGATATATTGGATAAATGCAAAAAGGAGATCAGCACGTTCTTTGGGGGTAGCCGTTTCCAGCAGCTCCGAAAAAAAATGCTCGATGATTTCTTTGGGAGATTTACCTTCCTGAAAGCCAATTTCGCTTTGTTGGGTCAGTATCGGAAGCAACGAACCCGTTTGGAAGATGCCACGGTAGGGCAGGCTCAGAAACAGGCTATTAAAAATATTATACTTCGTTACAACTGCGTCCTGGAAACTATTATTCATAATGGAGTGACGAAATTATATTTTGAAATTTGCACTGAAGGCAAATATAACTTTAAAAAATGGGTTTCAGGCCTTGGGGTGGGCTTGTTGATGCGTTTTTTTAAGCTTTTCGATAGAGTTATGCGTGTAAATCTGCGTGGCGGCAAGATTGGCATGGCCCAGCAGTTCCTTGATCGCATTCAGATCGGCACCGCGGTTGAGCAAATGCGTCGCATACGTATGCCTGAGCACATGCGGGCTTTTCTGCGAAAGCGTGGTAACGACCGAAAGATATTGTTTCACTTTACGCTGCACAAAAACGGGGTAAACAGCTTTGTTCGAATCGGTTAGCAGCAAAATATCGGTAGGCTCTTCCGGCGCCCGCTGCCCGATGTATTTTTGAAGCAATTGCGCCAAAGATGTGGAAACAGGCACGATCCGCTCCTTCGATCGTTTTCCGAAAACACGGATCGTACGCGCGGGCAAGTTCAGGTCTTTCAATTCCAGCGATACCAGCTCCGAGAGGCGGATACCGCTGCCGTAAAGCAGCTCCATAATTACCCTGTCGCGCAGCCCTTCGAAATCATCGGAAAATGTGCCTTCCTCAAAAAGCATTTCCATGGA harbors:
- a CDS encoding tyrosine-type recombinase/integrase is translated as MITPFLEFLQFEKRASAHTIKSYRTDLDQFQKYLLFQYDCKEPETAKPPMLRSWIVSLMEEGLNPSSINRKIAALRTFYGYLRKKKHIDSDPAKILSALKARKKLPAFVEEKSMEMLFEEGTFSDDFEGLRDRVIMELLYGSGIRLSELVSLELKDLNLPARTIRVFGKRSKERIVPVSTSLAQLLQKYIGQRAPEEPTDILLLTDSNKAVYPVFVQRKVKQYLSVVTTLSQKSPHVLRHTYATHLLNRGADLNAIKELLGHANLAATQIYTHNSIEKLKKTHQQAHPKA